One stretch of Schlesneria sp. DSM 10557 DNA includes these proteins:
- a CDS encoding BatA and WFA domain-containing protein, giving the protein MTFDSPGSLFWFGLAVPIVVFYILKIRLRRQPVSTILFWNQVLNEQNPRSIWQRLKHLVSLLLQLAMLSLLVLALADPYFFWEVRSARRIVLVVDNSASMNATDVKPSRLSEARRHARLLVSGMRHRDEVALVAAGTQPQVIVGFTGRQRTLTDAINSLPATDGPTRVAESISLAQRLLGERPDGKQAEVIVLTDGCFEGAEKQVSEQAQTNDTSEKVPLPVASANGDAPAVQAPTDIGGPGKLTLQIIGERSGNVGITQFQVRRSLVDPLGYEILAEVSNASDDPVECRFEIDLLIPGTGTTEPIDVVPLKLEPGAKWTQVFDKASANGGHLVANIKHDDALAADNTAWAVLPRREIQSVILVTTGNLFLQKVFEANPLVKLTVVDQPPARVPLESVVVYHRGLPATLPAGNVFIIDPANSSDLFTVGEQLESAIVTKQDKDSPLMAHVSLDNVVMPEARKITPTEPEQVQILATAITGDPLFFAINRPEGKVLVLTVNLDKGDLPLRTAFPISVGNALHWFAGNKSDLRESLAAGSIATVTASDFLTPPKGQELTLVSPTGQRKPLTLSADKATVGPLDQCGIWQVSDVVPTSLTATTQVAQEAPPPPLLEIACNLASSAESDLRPTEDLLLKRSSPSPVLAGLGSRPVWFWLLLIALALTTIEWCLYQRCVIS; this is encoded by the coding sequence ATGACGTTTGATTCGCCAGGTTCCCTGTTCTGGTTTGGACTCGCTGTTCCAATCGTCGTCTTCTACATTCTCAAAATTCGATTACGGCGACAGCCGGTTTCCACGATCCTGTTCTGGAATCAAGTTCTTAATGAGCAGAACCCACGGTCGATCTGGCAACGGCTTAAGCACCTCGTCTCGCTCTTGCTGCAACTCGCGATGCTATCATTGCTGGTTCTGGCCTTAGCTGACCCGTATTTCTTCTGGGAGGTTCGATCTGCACGGCGTATCGTGCTGGTCGTTGATAATTCGGCCAGCATGAACGCAACGGACGTCAAACCGTCCCGTCTGAGCGAAGCTCGTCGCCACGCGCGACTGTTGGTATCAGGAATGCGGCACCGCGACGAAGTGGCGCTCGTCGCTGCGGGGACTCAACCACAGGTCATCGTCGGATTCACTGGCCGACAACGGACATTGACGGACGCGATCAATTCGCTGCCGGCGACCGACGGTCCTACGCGCGTCGCTGAATCAATTTCTCTTGCGCAACGCCTGCTTGGTGAGCGACCTGATGGAAAGCAGGCCGAAGTCATCGTCCTGACAGACGGTTGCTTCGAGGGGGCAGAAAAGCAGGTGAGTGAGCAAGCTCAGACCAACGACACATCCGAAAAGGTGCCTCTCCCCGTCGCTTCGGCGAATGGGGACGCTCCTGCAGTTCAGGCCCCGACTGACATCGGCGGACCGGGAAAGCTTACCTTACAAATCATCGGCGAGCGTTCGGGCAATGTCGGTATCACCCAGTTTCAAGTTCGGCGGAGTCTGGTCGATCCCCTGGGATATGAAATTCTCGCCGAAGTCTCCAATGCGTCAGATGATCCTGTGGAGTGTCGCTTCGAGATTGATCTGCTCATACCCGGCACGGGGACCACAGAACCGATCGATGTCGTACCCCTGAAGCTGGAGCCAGGTGCAAAATGGACCCAGGTCTTTGATAAAGCTTCTGCCAACGGCGGCCATCTGGTCGCGAACATCAAGCACGATGACGCACTGGCCGCAGACAACACTGCCTGGGCGGTCCTGCCACGTCGCGAAATTCAGTCTGTCATTCTCGTCACGACAGGCAATCTCTTTCTGCAGAAAGTCTTCGAAGCGAATCCCCTGGTCAAATTGACCGTCGTTGATCAACCCCCTGCCCGCGTCCCCCTGGAATCTGTTGTCGTCTACCACCGCGGTCTCCCTGCGACACTCCCTGCAGGAAATGTCTTTATCATCGATCCCGCAAATTCCAGTGACCTCTTTACAGTCGGCGAACAACTTGAAAGCGCGATCGTAACAAAGCAGGACAAGGACTCGCCGCTAATGGCGCACGTCAGCCTCGACAACGTCGTCATGCCCGAAGCTCGTAAAATCACGCCAACAGAACCTGAGCAAGTGCAGATTCTCGCAACAGCGATCACAGGGGACCCGCTCTTTTTTGCTATCAACCGCCCCGAAGGGAAGGTCCTGGTCCTGACAGTAAATCTCGACAAAGGGGATCTTCCGCTGAGGACCGCTTTTCCCATTTCCGTGGGGAACGCCCTGCATTGGTTCGCGGGAAACAAGAGCGACCTGCGTGAATCTCTTGCGGCAGGTTCCATCGCGACGGTAACGGCCAGCGATTTCCTGACCCCACCCAAGGGTCAGGAACTGACTCTGGTGAGCCCCACTGGTCAGAGGAAACCGCTGACCTTGAGTGCGGACAAGGCCACGGTGGGCCCACTGGATCAATGCGGAATCTGGCAAGTTTCGGATGTCGTCCCAACCTCCCTGACCGCAACGACGCAAGTCGCACAAGAGGCCCCGCCGCCGCCACTGCTCGAGATCGCATGCAATCTCGCCAGCTCTGCAGAGTCTGATCTGCGTCCCACAGAGGACCTTCTGCTGAAGAGAAGCTCTCCGTCCCCGGTCCTCGCGGGACTGGGATCGCGTCCGGTCTGGTTCTGGCTGCTCTTGATCGCGCTGGCACTGACCACCATCGAATGGTGCCTCTATCAACGGTGTGTCATCAGTTAA
- a CDS encoding VWA domain-containing protein, with translation MIDSFSFEVPHPWWLASLILIVPLLAYYYWRSLSDFPLRQRVISLATRTAITILLAFALAGLALLRPTQQQFVIFAIDQSLSVDSANDEQLPADGSKPPAKPSQVDEYLDRVFSQSTNPGDHKVMYLPFAAQAGTLTTERPKPSTQQPSTSPAPGSSAPALPPALDRNSTDIAAAIRSAAGAMPPDYVPRIVLLTDGNQTAGDVLQAALGTASLVTTDRKTMSGNNTPGSARDVQLIPIDTVPLKVRDENEVQVAAVDVPAQVREGEPFYVEVVINSNHEDEGLVEVFRGAHKVLSETRKLKAGENRFRFQQSITGERLAQYTVKVGGLSQDTLLDNNTESGLVFTTGKPRVLLIESETKLAQQLVWALQQEEIECDVRPVEGMPESLADLQNYELLVLSNIPATSLSQRQMELARTYVQDLGGGFMMLGGDQSFGLGGYYKTVLEEILPVRSDFEKEKEKPSLGMVLVIDKSGSMGGEKIEMAKEAAKSAAELLGPRDQLGVIAFDGDFYWVSDLQSAGNKGRIFDDISRIEAGGGTTMYPAMEEAYNSLQAATAKLKHVIVLTDGISSPGDFEGIAQSMASSRITCSTVAVGEGCDSKLLEEIARIGQGRYFEAMEASTLPQIFAKETMTASKSAINEQPFVPQLLRPTPVLADIDFETAPFLLGYVVTRPKATCEFILATESGDPLLAWWRYGLGTTVAFTSDAKSRWGAEWLTWPGFSKFWAQVVRQSMRKNDVKGVVVDVKQERRRATVSLDAIDPSGRFLNRAETEVTVIDPQLGQHKLEMKQTSPGRYVAEFDTPLSGAYHLNMTQKTSGGTLLHQQTRGLIVGYPDELRLHPTNEDLLKTLASTSGGRFSPAPDEIFPTDTGDRQSEGQPVVRPRTVQRTTPLWPPLVTIASLLFLLDVALRRIDFSLWWPWRGRFR, from the coding sequence ATGATTGATTCCTTTTCATTCGAAGTGCCTCATCCCTGGTGGCTGGCCTCGCTCATTCTGATCGTACCCCTGCTCGCCTACTACTACTGGCGTTCGTTATCTGATTTTCCCTTGCGACAACGTGTCATCTCGTTAGCCACGCGGACAGCCATCACGATCCTGCTGGCATTTGCACTTGCCGGACTGGCTCTGCTACGTCCGACTCAGCAACAGTTCGTCATTTTTGCGATCGACCAAAGCCTGAGCGTCGATTCAGCCAATGACGAGCAACTCCCTGCAGATGGTTCGAAACCTCCTGCAAAACCGTCCCAGGTTGACGAGTATCTTGATCGCGTTTTTTCCCAATCAACCAATCCCGGCGACCATAAAGTCATGTACCTGCCGTTCGCTGCTCAAGCGGGGACGCTGACGACCGAACGACCAAAGCCATCGACACAACAGCCTTCGACGAGTCCAGCGCCCGGGTCATCTGCCCCCGCACTGCCCCCTGCTCTGGATCGAAACTCCACGGACATCGCGGCGGCCATTCGATCTGCGGCGGGAGCGATGCCGCCCGACTACGTACCGAGAATTGTGCTTCTCACGGACGGCAATCAGACGGCCGGCGACGTACTTCAAGCAGCGCTCGGCACTGCTTCACTCGTCACGACGGATCGAAAAACGATGTCCGGAAACAACACACCGGGATCTGCCCGAGACGTACAACTCATTCCAATCGACACAGTTCCGTTGAAAGTACGGGATGAAAACGAAGTACAGGTCGCCGCAGTCGATGTGCCTGCTCAAGTGCGTGAAGGTGAGCCGTTCTACGTCGAAGTCGTCATCAATTCGAACCATGAAGATGAAGGGTTGGTCGAGGTCTTTCGGGGTGCCCACAAGGTGCTGAGTGAGACACGAAAACTGAAGGCAGGCGAAAACCGGTTTCGCTTTCAGCAGTCGATCACGGGTGAACGGCTGGCCCAGTACACCGTCAAAGTCGGCGGACTGTCACAAGATACGTTGCTCGACAACAACACCGAGTCGGGCCTGGTGTTTACCACCGGCAAACCTCGTGTCCTGCTGATTGAAAGCGAAACCAAACTGGCACAGCAACTTGTCTGGGCTCTCCAGCAGGAGGAAATCGAATGCGACGTTCGGCCTGTCGAAGGAATGCCCGAGTCACTGGCGGACCTTCAGAATTATGAACTGCTGGTCCTGTCCAACATCCCCGCTACCAGCCTGTCACAGCGGCAAATGGAACTCGCCCGGACCTATGTTCAGGATCTGGGAGGTGGCTTCATGATGCTGGGGGGCGACCAGTCGTTCGGCTTGGGAGGTTACTACAAAACAGTTCTCGAAGAGATCCTGCCCGTTCGATCCGACTTTGAAAAAGAAAAAGAGAAACCCTCCCTGGGAATGGTCCTCGTCATCGACAAATCAGGCTCAATGGGGGGAGAAAAGATCGAGATGGCCAAGGAGGCGGCCAAGAGTGCTGCCGAATTGCTGGGGCCCCGGGACCAGCTCGGGGTCATCGCCTTTGACGGAGATTTTTATTGGGTGAGTGACCTCCAATCCGCAGGTAACAAAGGCCGCATCTTTGATGACATCAGCCGCATCGAAGCGGGTGGCGGAACCACGATGTATCCCGCCATGGAAGAAGCCTACAACTCTCTCCAAGCGGCCACCGCAAAGCTCAAGCACGTCATCGTGCTGACAGACGGAATCTCTTCTCCTGGGGACTTCGAAGGGATTGCCCAGAGTATGGCCTCTTCCCGTATCACGTGTTCGACAGTCGCCGTGGGTGAAGGGTGTGATTCGAAGCTGCTGGAAGAGATCGCGAGGATCGGCCAGGGACGTTACTTTGAGGCCATGGAGGCCAGCACACTTCCCCAGATATTTGCCAAAGAAACCATGACGGCCAGCAAATCGGCGATCAATGAACAACCGTTCGTTCCGCAACTGCTTCGACCGACACCAGTCCTCGCCGACATCGACTTTGAAACGGCCCCGTTTCTGCTTGGGTACGTTGTCACCAGACCCAAGGCCACCTGCGAATTTATCCTGGCGACAGAATCGGGAGACCCGCTGCTGGCATGGTGGCGATACGGACTGGGAACCACTGTCGCGTTTACTTCTGATGCGAAAAGTCGCTGGGGAGCAGAATGGCTCACATGGCCAGGTTTCAGCAAATTCTGGGCTCAAGTAGTTCGCCAGTCGATGCGCAAAAATGACGTGAAAGGGGTCGTCGTCGACGTGAAGCAGGAACGTCGTCGGGCCACGGTCAGCCTCGACGCGATTGACCCTTCCGGCCGATTCCTGAATCGAGCGGAAACGGAAGTCACGGTGATCGACCCTCAGTTGGGCCAGCACAAGCTCGAAATGAAACAAACCAGTCCCGGTCGCTACGTTGCCGAGTTCGATACCCCGTTGTCCGGGGCGTATCACCTGAACATGACCCAGAAGACATCGGGGGGAACACTGCTGCATCAGCAGACACGGGGCCTGATTGTGGGCTATCCTGACGAACTCAGGCTCCACCCCACGAATGAAGACCTGTTAAAGACCCTTGCCAGTACATCAGGCGGCCGATTTTCGCCCGCCCCTGACGAGATCTTTCCCACAGACACGGGAGACCGACAGAGTGAAGGCCAGCCAGTAGTGCGCCCGCGAACGGTCCAGAGAACCACTCCGCTTTGGCCGCCACTGGTGACAATCGCCTCTCTTCTGTTCTTGCTGGATGTCGCATTGAGAAGGATCGACTTCAGTCTCTGGTGGCCCTGGCGGGGCCGATTTCGCTGA
- a CDS encoding thiol-disulfide oxidoreductase DCC family protein — MSSVPVALSGTGEIPIPVDVRETEGARRILFFDGVCGLCNWSIDFVMKRDYRKQFQFAPLQGDTAKSLLSPADVNNLDTMVLWVAGRTYRKSAAVIRILWQLGPGWRVLGVLLWLIPLPLRNLGYTIVAKNRYRVFGKKESCRLPTPEERTRFLP; from the coding sequence ATGAGCAGTGTACCAGTCGCACTCAGCGGGACAGGCGAAATTCCGATCCCCGTGGACGTCCGTGAGACCGAAGGTGCGCGACGAATCTTGTTTTTTGACGGCGTGTGTGGCCTGTGCAACTGGTCCATCGACTTCGTCATGAAACGTGATTATCGGAAGCAGTTCCAGTTTGCCCCGCTGCAAGGTGATACCGCGAAGTCACTGTTATCCCCAGCAGATGTCAACAACCTCGACACCATGGTGCTGTGGGTCGCAGGGCGTACCTACAGGAAATCGGCGGCGGTGATCAGAATACTCTGGCAACTGGGGCCCGGTTGGCGCGTTCTGGGGGTACTGCTGTGGCTCATTCCGCTTCCTCTGCGGAATCTTGGATACACGATCGTCGCAAAGAATCGATATCGCGTGTTTGGTAAGAAAGAGTCGTGTCGCCTGCCAACCCCCGAAGAACGAACTCGCTTTCTTCCTTAG
- a CDS encoding DNA gyrase subunit B — protein sequence MNESSDVSQSAATGSVSASSEYGPEHLQALKGLEGIRHRPAMYIGDTTTLGLHHLVYELVDNCIDECANGHATHLSVVIHADGSVSVSDDGRGIPVGPMPEEDNKSALEVVLTNIHAGGKFNRDGGYKVGTGGLHGVGIKAVNALAEWLEAEVRREGHVWTMDFARGKPTTELKKLGKSDTTGTKITFKADPDIFPDTRYNFEPLAKRLQELAFLNAGVRIRILDERSGEQDEFCYPDGIVEFVRWLNRTETPLYDPIIRINGLQDGIEVAVTIQHNDGFNENVRTFGNCVNNFLGGTHLSGFRAAVTRAINNYGKREKLFEEIVPSGDDFREGLVAVVAVRVPDPQFQGQTKEKLVNASVEGIVNSIVFEQLTKFMEENPNIAKRIAQKGLMAAEAREAARKSREMVRRKGALTSGGLPEKLRDCRSRELDITELYLVEGDSAGGSADTGRDSNVQAILPLRGKILNVEKAQLIKILDNAEISNLFKAIGIPPMAEFEDVTKRRYGKIILMTDADIDGSHIRTLLLTFMFRHMKPLVENGCIYIAQPPLYKVTQRNKSRYVQTHEKMVSELMELGLNGSRVVFSDGVEIEGDHLRRIVTLLGRIEEPIELLERRGLTLKYLHQQSPDPEKPLPQYRVFLGKREQWFHTRDEVEQFVQEEEKKRGQELEIAGEANGTPAPSKNVAPATPGAAKDGLLQIVDLHEMRTINDALRELKGYGIRLPDLYPPGAKDGETFYPFRIQQEDHTVRLTSLRELLRELRDLGERGMKVTRFKGLGEMDAEELWDTTMDPAARTLLKVTMVDAAAADEMFRVLMGDAVEPRREFIEKHALDVKDLDV from the coding sequence ATGAATGAGTCCTCCGACGTTTCGCAATCCGCGGCAACCGGGTCTGTTTCAGCCAGCAGTGAATACGGTCCTGAACATCTTCAGGCGCTGAAGGGGCTTGAGGGGATTCGGCACCGTCCTGCGATGTACATCGGTGACACGACAACGCTGGGTTTGCATCATCTCGTCTATGAACTGGTAGATAACTGCATTGATGAATGTGCGAACGGACATGCGACTCACCTCTCCGTGGTGATTCATGCAGACGGAAGCGTTTCAGTTTCTGACGACGGCCGCGGGATTCCTGTCGGTCCGATGCCGGAAGAAGACAATAAATCGGCCCTCGAGGTCGTGCTGACCAACATTCACGCTGGTGGAAAGTTCAACCGCGACGGTGGTTACAAGGTCGGTACCGGGGGGCTTCACGGAGTCGGTATCAAGGCGGTGAATGCGCTTGCCGAATGGCTTGAAGCGGAAGTTCGCCGCGAGGGTCATGTCTGGACGATGGATTTTGCTCGAGGTAAGCCGACAACTGAGCTCAAGAAGCTGGGCAAGAGTGATACGACGGGGACCAAGATCACCTTTAAGGCCGATCCCGACATCTTTCCGGACACTCGGTACAACTTTGAGCCCCTCGCCAAGCGATTGCAGGAATTGGCGTTTTTGAATGCCGGGGTCCGCATTCGAATTCTGGATGAACGATCGGGGGAGCAGGATGAATTCTGTTACCCCGATGGAATTGTGGAATTTGTTCGCTGGCTGAATCGGACAGAAACGCCCCTGTACGATCCGATTATCCGTATCAATGGACTGCAGGACGGCATTGAAGTCGCTGTCACAATCCAGCACAACGATGGCTTCAATGAGAACGTCCGGACGTTCGGAAACTGCGTCAATAACTTCCTCGGGGGGACGCACCTCAGTGGTTTCCGGGCCGCAGTGACGCGCGCAATCAACAACTACGGAAAACGCGAAAAGCTGTTTGAAGAAATCGTTCCTTCAGGTGACGACTTCCGTGAAGGTCTTGTGGCGGTTGTGGCTGTTCGCGTTCCTGATCCCCAGTTTCAGGGGCAGACCAAGGAAAAGCTGGTCAACGCCTCCGTCGAAGGGATTGTCAACTCGATCGTCTTCGAGCAATTGACCAAGTTCATGGAAGAGAACCCGAACATCGCCAAACGCATCGCGCAGAAAGGGCTGATGGCTGCGGAAGCGCGCGAAGCGGCTCGCAAGTCTCGCGAAATGGTGCGGCGGAAAGGGGCTCTCACCTCGGGTGGACTACCCGAAAAACTGCGTGACTGTCGCAGTCGCGAGCTCGATATCACCGAGCTGTACCTCGTGGAAGGGGACTCGGCCGGTGGTTCGGCCGATACCGGACGTGATTCGAACGTCCAGGCGATCCTTCCGCTACGAGGAAAGATCCTGAACGTTGAGAAAGCTCAACTGATCAAGATCCTGGATAACGCGGAAATCTCGAATCTGTTTAAGGCGATCGGTATTCCACCGATGGCAGAGTTTGAGGATGTGACCAAGCGGCGCTACGGCAAAATCATTCTCATGACCGATGCCGATATCGACGGAAGCCATATTCGCACTCTGTTGCTGACGTTCATGTTCCGCCACATGAAGCCCCTTGTGGAGAATGGGTGTATCTACATCGCCCAGCCCCCACTCTACAAAGTCACTCAGCGGAACAAGAGCCGCTACGTGCAAACGCACGAAAAGATGGTGTCTGAGCTGATGGAGTTGGGGCTGAATGGAAGTCGGGTTGTCTTCTCTGACGGAGTCGAAATCGAAGGAGATCATCTCCGGCGAATCGTCACCCTGCTCGGCCGGATCGAAGAGCCAATCGAGCTTCTGGAACGTCGCGGACTCACTCTGAAATATCTACACCAGCAATCGCCTGACCCTGAAAAGCCATTGCCGCAGTATCGAGTCTTTCTGGGTAAGCGAGAACAGTGGTTCCATACGCGGGATGAGGTCGAACAATTCGTCCAGGAGGAAGAGAAGAAGCGGGGGCAGGAGCTGGAGATTGCCGGTGAAGCCAACGGTACGCCTGCTCCGAGCAAAAACGTGGCACCCGCCACACCGGGAGCTGCGAAAGATGGTTTGCTTCAGATTGTCGATCTGCACGAGATGCGAACGATCAACGATGCGCTGCGTGAGCTGAAAGGTTATGGAATTCGTCTACCCGATCTTTATCCCCCTGGGGCCAAAGACGGTGAAACCTTCTATCCGTTCCGAATCCAGCAGGAAGACCATACCGTACGCCTGACCAGCCTCCGGGAATTGCTGCGTGAGCTTCGGGATCTGGGCGAGCGAGGAATGAAGGTCACCCGCTTTAAGGGACTGGGTGAAATGGACGCTGAAGAGTTGTGGGATACCACGATGGACCCCGCCGCAAGAACGCTGTTAAAGGTCACGATGGTTGACGCTGCCGCTGCGGACGAGATGTTTCGGGTATTAATGGGCGATGCCGTTGAGCCGCGCCGCGAATTCATCGAAAAGCATGCACTCGACGTGAAAGACCTGGACGTCTGA
- a CDS encoding DUF721 domain-containing protein produces MAARDPLPLSIALSELIALRGFARVRSENELEAAWKQVAGPDLAAQTRPAKLSRGTLTVAVDNAPLLSELASFQGPELLQLIRQRYPHLNIRTLKFKLSGT; encoded by the coding sequence ATGGCCGCTCGTGATCCACTTCCTTTATCCATCGCCCTCAGCGAACTCATTGCCCTTCGTGGTTTTGCGAGAGTTCGCAGCGAAAACGAGCTTGAGGCCGCATGGAAGCAGGTGGCTGGGCCCGATCTGGCTGCTCAAACTCGCCCGGCGAAGTTGAGTCGGGGGACGTTGACGGTCGCGGTCGACAACGCGCCACTGCTGAGTGAGCTTGCCTCGTTTCAGGGGCCTGAACTGCTGCAACTCATCAGGCAGCGCTACCCGCATTTGAACATTCGAACATTGAAATTCAAGCTGAGCGGAACCTGA
- the dnaN gene encoding DNA polymerase III subunit beta, with product MVPSRTTKDILKNVKIQVGGGKAVLIGSDSEIGIRCEVPDVESDSRGEALLPTSRVLSVLRELSDDVVKLEVTGDATWIRCGYSEFRLSAEDPADFPPVAAFEESDYFVVPAMALRMMIRRTIFATDSESTRYALGGIQTELGAEQLTLAATDSRRLAVVSAASSMVGRPELPATPPVVPSKAMGLIEKSLGDGSGEVHIALHQNDIVVRCGGTTITSQLVQGRFPDYRKVVPDTYNSTIDLVVAPFYSAVRQAMIVTSEESRGVDFEFGAGTLRLNSQAADIGQSKIEMPIAYDGPELTITFDPRYVADFLKVLDSSSQFHLKLISHDDRAALVTDDNYTYVVMPLARDR from the coding sequence GTGGTTCCGTCTCGCACCACCAAAGATATCCTTAAGAACGTCAAGATTCAGGTGGGTGGCGGCAAAGCCGTGCTGATCGGAAGTGACAGTGAAATCGGAATTCGCTGCGAGGTTCCTGATGTCGAGTCAGACTCGCGTGGAGAGGCGCTGCTGCCGACGTCGCGGGTGCTGTCAGTGCTGCGCGAGCTGAGTGACGATGTTGTTAAACTCGAAGTCACTGGCGATGCGACGTGGATTCGGTGCGGTTACAGCGAGTTTAGGCTTTCTGCGGAAGATCCTGCTGATTTCCCTCCTGTCGCTGCGTTTGAAGAATCAGACTACTTTGTCGTGCCAGCAATGGCTCTTCGCATGATGATTCGTCGAACGATCTTCGCGACGGACAGTGAGAGCACTCGCTATGCACTGGGCGGGATCCAGACGGAACTGGGAGCTGAGCAACTGACCCTGGCCGCCACTGACAGTCGGCGGCTGGCGGTTGTGAGCGCGGCATCCAGTATGGTGGGACGTCCAGAGCTTCCGGCCACTCCCCCCGTTGTCCCGTCCAAGGCCATGGGATTGATAGAGAAAAGTCTCGGCGATGGATCGGGAGAAGTTCACATCGCCTTGCACCAGAACGACATCGTGGTTCGATGTGGCGGGACCACCATTACCAGTCAGTTGGTTCAGGGGCGGTTCCCCGATTACCGCAAAGTGGTACCAGATACTTACAACTCGACGATTGACCTGGTCGTGGCACCGTTCTACTCGGCAGTGCGACAGGCGATGATCGTAACGAGCGAGGAAAGTCGCGGTGTCGACTTCGAGTTCGGAGCGGGTACGTTGCGGTTGAACAGTCAGGCTGCGGACATTGGGCAGTCGAAAATTGAAATGCCGATCGCTTATGACGGGCCAGAACTGACGATCACATTCGACCCTCGTTACGTGGCCGATTTCCTGAAAGTTCTCGATTCCAGTTCGCAGTTTCATTTGAAACTGATCAGTCATGACGACCGGGCCGCGCTGGTGACCGACGATAACTACACCTACGTTGTGATGCCGCTGGCACGGGATCGCTAA